Proteins from a genomic interval of Candidatus Micrarchaeia archaeon:
- a CDS encoding beta-eliminating lyase-related protein, giving the protein MDFKRNLIKEILTNPSGIKIVLEEKINNLDCDLTTEDKTQIELWKRENGEKIITEVKKGGFNPFNVKADSVFVDLLTDSGTSTTHITQKEIITDWKEHVSDILTYSYARSPARTTLDLAIKEIFGKQFAFHPTLQGRSAEFLLLTSLINTGLIPKKSIILANRPFDTTKGHICASGNKVICCTPLTTPERIKKSNSVFLGDIPLDKLKKIYNGNQDATKVILITMTDNGGGGQPVSMKNIKETSEFAKQNGLITWIDACRIFENAFLIKIYENGYENKSLIEIVKEILSYSDVITLSFKKIYSHSGGGILLNRNSKLILDKIDQIRKDIKEKTTVFYGNGFDSYCGLTGIEMIEIVSGLGLAIDENIILDRIAQTYGISKKLTTDYHFPHVGGAHAIYIPANQILKNLKNENCPAEYLQAILCAANGTRGCGLGNRVYGKWVKKDGDWKLVNSPEMDSLRYAIPRLTYTSGLIFNGLAPLAIAYDSGLFDNIIFGLEAKDYNTKGFYHFGGHYALRSKKEFDKIVSQIKEIWNDLIH; this is encoded by the coding sequence ATGGATTTTAAACGCAACTTAATTAAAGAGATCTTAACTAATCCTTCAGGTATAAAAATTGTTTTAGAAGAAAAAATTAATAACTTAGATTGTGATTTAACTACTGAAGATAAAACACAAATAGAACTATGGAAAAGAGAAAATGGAGAAAAAATAATAACAGAAGTTAAAAAAGGTGGGTTTAACCCATTTAATGTTAAAGCAGATAGTGTATTTGTAGATTTATTAACAGATTCAGGAACTTCCACCACCCATATAACACAAAAAGAAATAATAACTGATTGGAAAGAACATGTTAGTGATATCTTAACGTATTCTTATGCAAGATCACCAGCAAGAACAACATTAGATTTAGCTATAAAAGAAATCTTTGGAAAACAATTTGCATTTCATCCAACATTACAAGGAAGATCAGCAGAATTTCTTTTATTAACTAGTTTAATAAATACTGGTTTGATTCCAAAAAAAAGTATTATTTTAGCTAACAGACCCTTTGATACAACAAAAGGACATATTTGTGCAAGTGGAAATAAAGTAATATGTTGCACTCCTTTAACAACTCCTGAAAGAATTAAAAAATCAAACTCTGTTTTTTTAGGAGATATACCTTTAGATAAACTAAAAAAAATATATAATGGAAATCAAGATGCAACAAAAGTAATCCTAATAACAATGACAGATAATGGGGGCGGTGGACAACCCGTTTCAATGAAAAATATAAAAGAAACTTCGGAGTTTGCAAAACAAAATGGATTAATAACTTGGATAGATGCTTGTAGAATTTTTGAAAATGCATTTTTAATAAAAATATATGAAAATGGATATGAAAATAAATCACTAATTGAAATCGTAAAAGAAATTCTTTCATATTCTGATGTAATAACTTTGAGTTTTAAAAAAATCTATTCTCATTCGGGGGGAGGAATACTTCTAAATAGAAATTCAAAATTAATTTTAGATAAAATAGATCAGATTAGAAAAGATATAAAAGAAAAAACAACTGTTTTTTATGGAAACGGATTTGACTCTTATTGTGGACTTACAGGAATAGAAATGATAGAAATAGTCTCTGGTTTAGGATTAGCAATAGATGAAAACATAATATTAGATAGAATTGCACAAACTTATGGAATTTCAAAAAAACTGACAACTGATTATCACTTTCCACATGTTGGTGGTGCACATGCAATTTATATACCTGCAAATCAAATTTTAAAAAATCTTAAAAATGAAAATTGCCCCGCAGAATATCTACAAGCAATATTGTGTGCTGCAAACGGAACAAGAGGATGTGGATTAGGGAATAGAGTTTATGGAAAATGGGTTAAAAAAGATGGAGATTGGAAATTAGTAAATTCACCAGAAATGGATTCATTAAGATATGCAATTCCCCGTTTAACATATACTTCTGGATTAATCTTTAATGGATTAGCCCCATTAGCAATTGCATATGATAGTGGCTTATTTGATAATATTATTTTTGGATTAGAAGCAAAAGATTATAACACAAAGGGGTTTTATCATTTTGGAGGACACTATGCCTTAAGATCCAAAAAAGAATTTGATAAAATAGTTTCACAAATAAAAGAAATCTGGAATGACCTCATACATTAA
- a CDS encoding helix-turn-helix domain-containing protein — translation MELKLTKAELKVCFKIYDLNKTLSASELAEALNIKKSFLTRILKKLLEKGFIDIIKEGTKKLISQSKEPHSKKLKELYESISESNIEWLSGSALDVLITLQNNNLKFLELEADCSKKQIYNILNKLYSAGAINKTENFYISNQLVLSFVEAYALFMAEKTADIKERIRKHCFVVSKNELPLAETGLSFLLDHGLEAVLINNYYYFNLGKKSRKIDINDAFVHAILFSKYQIQDRTLLAHFYLKNRKKLNIIEIRKYAEQLNLKTELNSTLLILSNYEKLRGI, via the coding sequence ATGGAATTAAAGCTAACTAAAGCAGAATTAAAAGTATGTTTTAAAATATATGATTTAAACAAAACACTTTCTGCATCAGAATTAGCTGAAGCTTTAAATATAAAAAAGAGTTTTTTAACTAGAATATTAAAGAAATTATTAGAAAAAGGATTTATTGATATAATAAAAGAAGGAACAAAAAAACTAATATCACAATCAAAAGAACCGCATTCAAAAAAATTAAAAGAATTATATGAATCTATATCTGAAAGTAATATAGAATGGCTTTCAGGTTCTGCATTGGATGTGTTAATAACTTTACAAAATAATAATCTAAAATTTCTTGAGCTGGAAGCAGACTGTTCAAAAAAGCAGATATATAATATATTAAATAAACTTTACTCTGCAGGTGCAATAAACAAAACTGAAAATTTTTATATCTCTAATCAATTAGTATTATCATTTGTAGAAGCTTATGCTTTATTTATGGCTGAAAAAACAGCAGATATAAAAGAGAGAATTAGAAAACATTGTTTTGTTGTATCCAAAAATGAACTTCCTTTAGCTGAAACCGGATTAAGTTTTTTATTAGATCATGGTCTTGAAGCAGTTTTGATAAATAATTACTATTATTTTAATTTAGGCAAGAAGAGTAGAAAAATAGATATAAATGATGCTTTTGTTCATGCAATTCTATTCTCAAAATATCAAATACAAGATAGAACATTACTTGCTCATTTTTATTTAAAAAATCGCAAAAAATTAAATATTATTGAAATAAGGAAATATGCAGAGCAATTAAATCTAAAAACAGAATTAAACAGTACTCTTTTGATTCTATCCAATTATGAAAAATTAAGAGGTATTTAA
- a CDS encoding DUF6036 family nucleotidyltransferase, whose protein sequence is MKKRFGKTELNNFFNEIGENLPEKTTVYLLGGGAMCFRNQKSTTKDLDLLFKDSESYNKFIQNLENLNFKKQNLISKAYVNMEANSIWDHISGFRLDLFVGSVCHRLFLSSNMIQRSKLLKQYSNLCVYIMSNEDIILLKAVTERIDDTADIASIIHSAEINWGIILEECEVQSKDRVWYGELLNKFYELKESFGIDPQIIPKIEELYQNALIKNKINELKDKGYSKKQIENELKERGFTDTEIEGAF, encoded by the coding sequence ATGAAAAAAAGATTTGGAAAAACAGAACTTAATAATTTTTTCAATGAAATTGGAGAGAATCTTCCTGAAAAAACAACAGTTTATTTATTAGGTGGAGGAGCTATGTGTTTTAGAAATCAAAAAAGTACAACAAAAGATTTAGACCTGCTTTTTAAAGATAGTGAATCTTATAACAAATTTATACAAAATTTAGAGAATCTGAATTTTAAAAAACAGAATCTAATTTCAAAAGCATATGTAAATATGGAAGCAAATAGTATTTGGGATCATATTTCTGGATTTAGGCTTGATTTGTTTGTTGGTTCTGTTTGTCATAGATTATTTTTATCTTCTAATATGATACAGCGTTCAAAACTTCTTAAACAATATAGTAATTTATGTGTGTATATTATGTCTAATGAAGATATTATTCTTCTTAAGGCAGTAACTGAACGAATAGATGATACTGCAGATATTGCTTCAATTATTCATTCTGCAGAAATTAATTGGGGAATTATTTTAGAAGAATGCGAGGTTCAGAGTAAAGATAGAGTTTGGTATGGTGAATTATTGAATAAATTTTATGAATTAAAAGAATCATTTGGCATAGATCCACAAATTATCCCAAAAATTGAAGAATTATATCAAAATGCCCTTATCAAAAATAAAATCAATGAATTAAAAGATAAAGGATATTCAAAAAAGCAAATAGAAAATGAGTTAAAAGAGAGAGGATTTACTGATACTGAAATAGAAGGCGCTTTTTAA